A section of the Actinomycetota bacterium genome encodes:
- a CDS encoding metal-dependent transcriptional regulator, with protein MEGGAAVADLHDTTEQYLLTVLELEEESIPPLRARLVERLGLAAPTVSETVARLEDDGYVHVADDRVIELTKPGRDLAVSVARKHRLAERLLHDVIGLPWEQIHQEACKWEHVISDDVERRLVELLGDPGVCPHGNAIPGSSNPPEREDEITLVEAGSGNVRVTRISEELQTDVDLMRRLANAGLKPGGIGKVTTADDKGVRVVGTAGPGGEVELSSDVARLVFVVPS; from the coding sequence ATGGAGGGAGGTGCGGCCGTGGCCGATCTCCACGACACGACCGAGCAGTACCTGCTCACCGTCCTCGAGCTCGAGGAGGAGTCGATCCCGCCGCTGCGGGCACGGCTCGTGGAGCGGCTCGGGCTGGCCGCCCCGACCGTGTCCGAGACGGTGGCACGTCTCGAGGACGACGGCTACGTCCACGTCGCGGACGATCGCGTCATCGAGCTGACCAAGCCGGGGCGCGATCTCGCGGTCAGTGTCGCGCGCAAGCACCGTCTCGCCGAACGTCTGCTCCACGACGTCATCGGCCTGCCGTGGGAGCAGATCCACCAGGAAGCGTGCAAGTGGGAGCACGTCATCTCCGACGACGTCGAGCGACGCCTCGTCGAGCTGCTCGGCGATCCGGGTGTCTGTCCCCACGGCAACGCGATCCCCGGCTCGTCCAACCCGCCTGAGCGCGAGGACGAGATCACTCTCGTCGAGGCCGGAAGCGGCAACGTGCGCGTCACCCGGATCTCCGAGGAGCTGCAGACCGACGTCGATCTGATGCGCCGGCTCGCGAACGCCGGACTCAAGCCGGGCGGCATCGGTAAGGTGACGACAGCCGACGACAAGGGGGTGCGGGTCGTGGGGACGGCGGGCCCCGGTGGCGAGGTCGAGCTGTCCTCGGACGTGGCCCGGTTGGTGTTTGTGGTGCCGAGCTGA
- a CDS encoding ABC transporter ATP-binding protein, with protein MPTVETTAPAAVACDDLRIAFGDTVAVDGLDLVVAPGKVTALLGPSGCGKTTTLRAIAGFVTPQAGRVFLHGSLVASPGQCVPPERRRVGMVFQDYALFPHLTVAENVAYGLRSRPDRARRIAEVLALVGLSDLGHRRPGELSGGQQQRTALARALAPDPEVILLDEPFSNLDAGLRSAVRSDVREILRRAGATAIVVTHDQEEALSLADEVAVMSSGRVHQVAAPHTLYTRPADRFVASFVGDADLLPGRRVDRHTVETPLGRLPTLEPVTATIVDVVIRPESLRLTPDDGGPCEVQEVTYFGHDQLVRVLLNDGTSVRSRLGPEPTLRPGERVRVELDGAVVAFADGQRTQTIHHATELVDVHGDRS; from the coding sequence ATGCCCACCGTCGAGACGACCGCACCGGCTGCGGTCGCCTGCGACGATCTGCGTATCGCGTTCGGGGACACGGTGGCGGTCGATGGCCTCGACCTGGTGGTGGCGCCCGGGAAGGTGACCGCGCTCCTCGGCCCCTCAGGGTGCGGGAAGACCACGACGTTGCGCGCCATCGCCGGATTCGTCACGCCTCAGGCCGGTCGGGTCTTCCTCCACGGCTCCCTGGTCGCCTCGCCGGGCCAGTGCGTCCCGCCGGAGCGGCGTCGGGTCGGGATGGTGTTCCAGGACTACGCGCTGTTCCCCCACCTGACGGTCGCCGAGAACGTCGCCTACGGCCTGCGTTCGCGTCCCGACCGGGCGCGGCGCATCGCCGAGGTCCTGGCCCTGGTGGGGTTGAGCGATCTGGGTCATCGTCGCCCTGGCGAGCTGTCGGGCGGGCAGCAGCAGCGGACCGCCCTGGCACGGGCGCTCGCGCCCGACCCGGAGGTCATCCTTCTCGACGAGCCGTTCTCCAACCTCGACGCCGGTCTGCGCTCGGCGGTCCGCTCCGACGTCCGCGAGATCCTCCGCCGGGCCGGCGCCACCGCGATCGTGGTCACCCACGACCAGGAGGAAGCGCTGTCGCTGGCGGACGAGGTCGCCGTGATGTCCAGCGGGCGGGTCCACCAGGTCGCCGCCCCCCACACCCTCTACACCCGACCCGCCGATCGGTTCGTGGCCTCGTTCGTCGGAGACGCCGACCTCCTACCGGGCCGTCGCGTGGACCGGCACACCGTCGAGACGCCGCTGGGGCGGCTCCCGACGCTCGAACCGGTCACGGCCACGATCGTCGACGTGGTGATCCGCCCCGAATCGCTGCGCCTCACACCCGACGACGGCGGTCCGTGCGAGGTCCAGGAGGTGACCTACTTCGGCCACGATCAGCTGGTGCGGGTCCTGCTGAACGACGGCACGTCGGTCCGCTCGCGTCTCGGACCGGAGCCGACCCTGCGACCTGGCGAACGCGTGCGCGTCGAGCTCGACGGCGCCGTCGTCGCCTTCGCCGACGGCCAGCGAACCCAGACCATCCACCACGCGACGGAGCTCGTCGACGTGCACGGCGACCGCTCCTGA
- a CDS encoding FAD-dependent oxidoreductase, translated as MIILGAGPAGVGAAYRAARSGHDVTVLERADRVGGAAGSFEVDGVRVDHGSHRLHASIEPAILDTLRGLLGEDLQRRPRRGRIRLAERWLAFPLTPGDALRNLPPGFAVRTALEAGTAWARSARSDTFSERLRASLGPTMCERFYFPYARKLWGVEPDRLSGEQARRRVSADTPGKLIRRVVAGRDPERRTFLYPRRGYGQLWEALAEAAAADGAEIRLGTSAEAVEIDGDGVTVSTTDGDVQGNAVWSTIPMPALAGMLRPAPPPVVLAAAARLRSRAMVLVYLTLPMAQYTPFDAHYLPEEWTPVTRISEPMNYRDARGHGDPSDRTVLCAEIPCDAGDDLWTSSDDDLAAVVIDALTRAGLARPDPSAITTVRLPSAYPIYEVGWEDAFEPLDAWLERQPRILTFGRQGLFAHDNAHHALAMAWAAADALLLDGRVDHGVWERARARFRDHIVED; from the coding sequence CTGATCATCCTCGGTGCTGGCCCGGCCGGCGTCGGTGCGGCCTACCGCGCAGCCCGCAGCGGCCACGACGTGACCGTCCTCGAACGAGCCGACCGGGTCGGAGGGGCCGCCGGGAGCTTCGAGGTCGATGGGGTGCGGGTGGACCACGGCAGCCACCGTCTGCACGCGAGCATCGAACCCGCGATCCTCGACACGCTGCGCGGACTGCTCGGCGAGGACCTCCAACGCCGGCCTCGACGCGGGCGCATCCGGCTGGCCGAGCGCTGGCTGGCGTTCCCCCTCACACCGGGTGATGCCCTGCGCAACCTCCCTCCGGGCTTCGCCGTGCGCACGGCCTTGGAGGCGGGCACGGCGTGGGCACGGTCGGCTCGATCGGACACGTTCAGTGAGCGACTGCGAGCCAGTCTTGGCCCGACGATGTGCGAACGCTTCTACTTCCCGTACGCGAGGAAGCTGTGGGGTGTGGAGCCCGATCGACTGAGCGGCGAGCAGGCCCGTCGGCGCGTCAGCGCCGACACACCAGGCAAGCTGATCCGCCGCGTCGTCGCCGGACGCGACCCCGAGCGGCGCACGTTCCTGTACCCACGCCGAGGCTACGGCCAGCTCTGGGAGGCCCTCGCGGAGGCGGCGGCAGCCGACGGCGCCGAGATCCGTCTGGGCACCTCGGCCGAAGCGGTCGAGATCGACGGCGACGGCGTCACCGTCAGCACGACGGACGGCGATGTCCAGGGCAACGCCGTGTGGTCGACCATCCCCATGCCAGCACTCGCCGGCATGCTCCGTCCGGCCCCGCCCCCCGTCGTCCTCGCCGCTGCGGCGCGGCTCCGCTCACGCGCGATGGTGCTCGTCTACCTCACGCTCCCGATGGCTCAGTACACGCCCTTCGACGCGCACTACCTCCCCGAGGAGTGGACACCGGTCACGCGCATCTCCGAGCCGATGAACTACCGCGATGCTCGAGGTCACGGCGACCCCAGCGACCGGACCGTCCTGTGCGCCGAGATCCCCTGCGACGCTGGCGACGACCTCTGGACCTCCTCGGACGACGACCTCGCCGCGGTCGTCATCGACGCGCTTACGCGCGCCGGGCTTGCACGACCGGACCCATCGGCGATCACGACCGTGCGTCTCCCGTCGGCCTACCCCATCTACGAGGTCGGCTGGGAGGACGCGTTCGAGCCCCTCGATGCGTGGCTGGAGCGTCAACCGAGGATCCTGACCTTCGGGCGTCAGGGTCTGTTCGCCCACGACAACGCCCACCACGCCCTGGCGATGGCGTGGGCGGCCGCGGATGCGCTGCTGCTCGACGGGCGGGTGGATCACGGCGTGTGGGAACGAGCTCGCGCGCGCTTCCGCGATCACATCGTCGAGGACTGA
- a CDS encoding flippase-like domain-containing protein, producing the protein MGWHKETEDGVSDGWRRWRGGLVVAFAALAAWWVLRTVDGATLREAGRAIVAAPLATAAVLGVYGIAFLLRALAWCRVVPGLPLGHATAAIHVTLGGNHVLPLRLGEPLRAASVVRRVGVPTATATASTVTLRAADVAALGLLAAVAGPRLVGGAVGRWGWLAGGLAIVAFAVAAAGIVWLRRLSRDAQIRLPGAGVALLTVGAWVLEAVVVWHAAALVNVHLSPVEAVGVTAVTVAAQLLAVAPGGFGTYEAAGTAALTALGVDAPTALAIALVAHALKTGYSLVTGAVALVLPAPGMLGRLRLPRQLRARSTAPPSADTAPVVLFLPAHDEEATVANVIARAPAEVCGRPVRVLVIDDGSTDATAARAAAAGAEVVSLGTNRGLGAAVRVGLAEAVQRSAAAIAFCDADGEYAPEELERLASPVLEGTADYVVGSRFMGRIDRMRPHRRLGNRLLSLVLSFVARRRITDGQSGYRLLSAEAARATVVAHDYNYAQVLTLELLLKGFRYREVPISYGFRSVGRSFVRPVRYLRHVVPAVWRVLNDPAVLAGRGAQSSTM; encoded by the coding sequence GTGGGGTGGCACAAGGAGACGGAGGACGGCGTGTCGGACGGGTGGCGTCGGTGGCGCGGGGGGCTGGTGGTGGCCTTCGCCGCGCTCGCCGCCTGGTGGGTGCTCAGGACGGTCGATGGCGCGACGCTGAGGGAAGCGGGGCGCGCGATCGTGGCCGCACCCCTGGCGACGGCTGCCGTGCTGGGCGTCTACGGCATCGCGTTCCTGCTCCGTGCCCTCGCGTGGTGCCGGGTCGTCCCGGGGTTGCCGCTGGGTCACGCCACCGCGGCGATCCACGTCACTCTCGGAGGCAACCACGTCCTGCCGCTGCGTCTGGGCGAGCCGCTGCGCGCGGCCAGCGTCGTCCGTCGCGTCGGCGTACCCACCGCCACGGCCACGGCCTCGACGGTCACGCTACGGGCAGCGGACGTCGCGGCCCTCGGCCTGCTCGCGGCGGTCGCGGGACCCCGGCTCGTGGGCGGAGCCGTGGGGCGGTGGGGCTGGCTCGCCGGGGGACTGGCCATCGTCGCGTTCGCGGTAGCGGCGGCAGGCATCGTCTGGCTGCGGCGGCTGTCCCGGGATGCCCAGATCCGCCTGCCGGGAGCCGGGGTCGCACTGCTCACGGTCGGTGCCTGGGTCCTGGAAGCGGTGGTGGTGTGGCACGCCGCGGCGCTCGTGAACGTCCACCTGAGCCCCGTCGAGGCGGTCGGGGTCACAGCGGTCACCGTGGCCGCCCAGCTCCTGGCCGTCGCGCCGGGGGGGTTCGGCACGTACGAAGCCGCGGGGACCGCGGCCCTCACGGCGCTCGGTGTGGACGCCCCGACCGCTCTCGCCATCGCGCTGGTCGCCCACGCGCTCAAGACCGGCTACTCGCTGGTCACCGGGGCGGTCGCCCTCGTGCTGCCCGCGCCGGGGATGCTGGGGCGACTCCGCCTCCCTCGACAGCTCCGGGCACGGTCGACGGCGCCCCCATCCGCCGATACCGCACCGGTGGTGCTCTTCCTCCCGGCTCACGACGAGGAAGCCACGGTCGCGAACGTCATCGCCCGCGCCCCGGCGGAGGTGTGCGGACGACCCGTGCGCGTCCTCGTCATCGACGACGGATCGACCGATGCCACCGCCGCGCGAGCGGCTGCCGCCGGTGCGGAGGTGGTCTCCCTGGGAACCAACCGGGGCCTCGGTGCCGCCGTGCGCGTCGGCCTCGCCGAAGCTGTCCAGCGAAGCGCCGCCGCCATCGCCTTCTGCGATGCCGACGGCGAGTACGCACCGGAGGAACTCGAACGACTGGCCTCACCCGTCCTCGAGGGGACCGCCGACTACGTCGTCGGCTCGCGCTTCATGGGCCGCATCGATCGGATGCGTCCCCATCGCCGCCTGGGCAACCGCCTCCTGAGCCTGGTACTGAGCTTCGTCGCACGTCGGCGCATCACCGACGGACAGAGCGGCTACCGGCTGCTTTCGGCCGAAGCGGCCCGCGCCACGGTCGTCGCACACGACTACAACTACGCGCAGGTGCTGACCCTCGAGCTGCTCCTCAAGGGGTTCCGCTACCGCGAGGTACCGATCAGCTACGGCTTCCGGAGCGTCGGTCGGTCCTTCGTGCGCCCGGTCCGCTACCTGCGCCACGTCGTGCCTGCCGTGTGGCGCGTGCTGAACGATCCGGCCGTACTCGCGGGTCGAGGGGCTCAGTCCTCGACGATGTGA
- a CDS encoding NAD(P)-dependent oxidoreductase has product MHVVVTGAAGFIGHHVVAALVGRGDEVTAIDRRGGAGPGRALVDDLAVPSAASIAALATCDAVIHLAGRPGVRDNAPHIERHRIRDNVLAGARVLAATPLATPVVVASSSSVYGGARGTSVPRPSREDDPVAPRGGYAASKVALERLCVERAAKGGRVAVARPFTVAGEGQRPDMAIARWIEAVRRGQPVTVIGSPRRSRDVTDVRDVVRALIEMVDQGVTGTLNIGTGVAHRLGDIVTSIASALGQEPRVRVVAADGEEPPATLADTTRCRRLLGFVPVTDLADIVRRQVESVQPLKEAV; this is encoded by the coding sequence ATGCACGTCGTCGTAACCGGCGCGGCTGGGTTCATCGGGCACCACGTCGTCGCGGCGTTGGTGGGACGGGGCGATGAGGTGACCGCGATCGACCGGCGCGGGGGTGCCGGGCCCGGCCGGGCCCTGGTCGACGACCTCGCGGTCCCGTCGGCCGCGAGCATCGCGGCGCTGGCGACGTGCGATGCGGTCATCCACCTCGCCGGCCGCCCCGGTGTCCGCGACAACGCCCCGCACATCGAGCGGCACCGCATCCGTGACAACGTGCTCGCAGGCGCCCGTGTCCTCGCTGCGACGCCGCTGGCCACGCCCGTCGTCGTCGCCTCCTCGTCGTCGGTCTACGGCGGCGCCAGGGGGACCTCGGTCCCGCGACCCTCCCGCGAGGACGACCCCGTCGCCCCCCGAGGTGGCTACGCCGCGTCGAAGGTCGCACTGGAGAGGCTCTGCGTCGAACGCGCTGCGAAGGGCGGCCGCGTCGCCGTCGCACGACCGTTCACCGTGGCGGGTGAGGGTCAGCGCCCCGACATGGCGATCGCGCGGTGGATCGAGGCGGTACGACGGGGACAGCCCGTGACCGTCATCGGTAGCCCCCGACGGAGTCGTGATGTGACCGACGTGCGCGACGTCGTCCGAGCGCTGATCGAAATGGTGGACCAGGGCGTGACCGGCACGCTGAACATCGGGACCGGGGTCGCACACCGACTCGGCGACATCGTCACCAGCATCGCATCCGCGCTCGGCCAGGAGCCACGGGTGAGGGTGGTCGCCGCCGACGGGGAGGAACCTCCTGCGACCCTCGCCGACACGACCCGGTGCCGACGGCTCCTCGGCTTCGTCCCGGTCACCGACCTCGCTGACATCGTCCGCCGTCAGGTCGAGTCCGTCCAGCCACTCAAGGAGGCGGTGTGA
- a CDS encoding iron ABC transporter substrate-binding protein: protein MRHARRTIASLIVLLVAVTASGCGGGADELVIYSGRGRSLVGPLLDQFAEETGIPIAVRYGDSGELALLIAEEGADSPADVFLSQSPGAVGFLAGRDLLAPLDEDLLGRVDERFRAGDGTWVGVTGRQRVVVYNQDLVDPDELPSSVFELTEPPYEGRIAVAPQNASFQDFVTAMRLEYGDDRTLKWLEGMAANGARVYPNNNAIVDAVSRGEAELGLVNHYYNFRFLEEDPDLPSRNHVLPDGDIGALLITSSVSILASSDDGERGDRFASFLLSEEAQRYFSDETFEYPLAAGVEPSQELPPLGSLEVPDVDVDALSDLATTTDLIAQSGLSG from the coding sequence ATGCGCCATGCCCGTCGCACGATCGCGTCGCTGATCGTCCTGCTCGTCGCCGTGACCGCCAGCGGCTGCGGCGGAGGTGCCGACGAGCTGGTGATCTACTCCGGGCGCGGTCGCTCGCTGGTCGGACCACTGCTCGACCAGTTCGCCGAGGAGACGGGGATCCCCATCGCGGTGCGCTACGGAGACTCCGGTGAGCTCGCCCTGCTGATCGCGGAAGAGGGTGCCGACTCCCCCGCAGACGTGTTCCTGTCACAGAGCCCGGGGGCGGTCGGGTTCCTCGCCGGCCGTGACCTGCTCGCCCCGCTCGACGAGGACCTTCTCGGACGCGTGGACGAGCGCTTCCGCGCTGGCGATGGGACCTGGGTCGGCGTGACGGGGCGGCAACGGGTGGTCGTGTACAACCAGGACCTCGTCGACCCCGACGAGCTGCCCTCCTCGGTGTTCGAGCTGACCGAGCCACCGTACGAGGGACGCATCGCGGTCGCCCCGCAGAACGCTTCGTTCCAGGACTTCGTCACCGCCATGAGGCTGGAGTACGGCGACGACCGCACGCTGAAGTGGCTGGAGGGCATGGCCGCGAACGGAGCCCGCGTCTACCCGAACAACAACGCCATCGTCGACGCCGTCAGTCGGGGCGAGGCCGAGCTCGGCCTGGTCAACCACTACTACAACTTCCGCTTCCTCGAGGAGGACCCCGACCTGCCGAGCCGCAACCACGTGCTCCCCGATGGTGACATCGGCGCTCTGCTCATCACCTCCAGCGTGAGCATCCTCGCCAGCTCCGACGACGGCGAGCGAGGTGACCGCTTCGCGTCGTTCCTGCTCTCCGAGGAGGCGCAGCGATACTTCTCCGACGAGACCTTCGAGTACCCCCTCGCTGCCGGGGTGGAACCGTCGCAGGAGCTGCCCCCGCTGGGATCGCTCGAGGTACCGGACGTGGACGTCGATGCGCTGTCCGACCTGGCGACGACCACCGACCTGATCGCGCAGAGTGGCCTCTCCGGTTGA